The uncultured Mailhella sp. genome segment AAACCGGCCCGCCGGGAAGCTTCTGCGGGGAACGACACGTTGCGCCGGCCTGGCGCGCCCGCGCGAGATTCGCCTTACGTCATCGTTTCCCCTTCCCGCAGATGAGTCACAGTGCGAACGGGGAGCGCGGAAGCCGGACGGGCCGCCGGATCTTCGGAAAAAGGCCGGAGGAACATCCCCCGGCCCGTGTCATGCTACTTGAGGAAGCGGCTCACGCGGTCGGCATAGCCGCGGATGCGCAGGCCCTGCAGACGGATGAAGCCGGCGGCGTCCTTGTGATCGTAGGTGGCGCACTCCTCGAAGGTGGCGAGGTCCTGGCAGTAGAGGCTGTGGGGAGAATAACGACCCACGGGCCAGGCGGTGCCCTTGTAGAGCTTGAGGCGCACTTCGCCGGTCACGCCGCGCTGCATCTGATCGATGAGGGCCTGCATGGCTTCGCGTTCGGGCGAGAACCAGAAGCCGTTGTACACGGCGGCGGCGTAGCGGGGAATGATGGTTTCGCGGGTGGCGAGTGCTTCGCGGTCGAGGCAGATGCCTTCAAGGTCCTGATGGGCCACGTGCAGCACGGTGCCGCCGGGGGTTTCATACACGCCGCGGCTCTTCATGCCCACGAAGCGGTTTTCCACCATGTCGAGGCGGCCGATGCCGTGCTTGCCCGCGATCTTGTTCAGGGTCATGATCATCTCGCGGGGGGTGAGGCGTTCGCCGTTCAGGGTGACGGCGTCGCCCTTCTCAAAGCCGATGGTGATGTATTCCGGTTCGTTGGGAGCCTGCTCCACGGGCACGGCCATCACATAGCTGTTCGGGCCGGGTTCTTCCCACGGATCTTCGAGTTCGCTGCCTTCAAAGGAGCAGTGCAGCATGTTGCGGTCCATGCTGTAGTGCTTGTTGGAAGCGTTCACCGGAATGCCGTGCTTTTCGGCAAAGGCGGTGAGGGCGGTGCGGCTCATGAGATCCCATTCGCGCCAGGGGGCGATCACCTGCAGGTCGGGAGCGAGGGCGTTGATGGAGAGCTCGAAGCGCACCTGATCGTTGCCCTTGCCGGTGGCGCCGTGGGCGATGGCGAAGGCGCCTTCCTTGCGGGCGATTTCCACGAGGCGCTTGGAAATGAGCGGACGGGCGATGGAGGTGCCCATGAGGTAGCGGCCTTCATAGGTGGCGCCGGAACGAAGCATGGGATAGATGTAGTCGCTTGCGAACTCGTCGCGCAGATCCTCGATGTAGGCCTTGGTGGCGCCGGTCTTGAGGGCC includes the following:
- a CDS encoding argininosuccinate synthase, giving the protein MAKNNKVILAYSGGLDTSVILKWLIVERGYEVITVTADLGQEDDLDGVEPKALKTGATKAYIEDLRDEFASDYIYPMLRSGATYEGRYLMGTSIARPLISKRLVEIARKEGAFAIAHGATGKGNDQVRFELSINALAPDLQVIAPWREWDLMSRTALTAFAEKHGIPVNASNKHYSMDRNMLHCSFEGSELEDPWEEPGPNSYVMAVPVEQAPNEPEYITIGFEKGDAVTLNGERLTPREMIMTLNKIAGKHGIGRLDMVENRFVGMKSRGVYETPGGTVLHVAHQDLEGICLDREALATRETIIPRYAAAVYNGFWFSPEREAMQALIDQMQRGVTGEVRLKLYKGTAWPVGRYSPHSLYCQDLATFEECATYDHKDAAGFIRLQGLRIRGYADRVSRFLK